A stretch of Lathyrus oleraceus cultivar Zhongwan6 chromosome 6, CAAS_Psat_ZW6_1.0, whole genome shotgun sequence DNA encodes these proteins:
- the LOC127096352 gene encoding secreted RxLR effector protein 161-like — MTIVRVLLAVVAVKVYVDDIVLADTSIEEIKYIKLFLDQQFKIKDLDTSFLSFKPARVPLDPSTKLSATDDVPFDDPSGYERLIGRLIYLTHTRPNISLVVQHLSQYVSTPLVSHYQAATRILRYLKSCPAKGVLFSCQSLLQLHGFVDSDWACCPNTRRYITGYYVLLGSSLISWKSKKQNIVSRSSTETEYHALASLTCEL; from the exons ATGACTATTGTGCGTGTTTTACTAGCAGTTGTTGCTGTTAAAG tctatgttgatgatattgtctTGGCAGACACTTCCATTGAAGAGATAAAGTACATCAAACTATTTCTTGATCAACAGTTTAAGATCAAAGACCTTG ACACTAGTTTTCTTAGTTTTAAGCCTGCTAGAGTGCCACTTGATCCTTCCACAAAATTGTCTGCCACTGATGATGTTCCCTTTGATGATCCATCTGGCTATGAAAGACTCATTGGTAGGCTCATTTACTTGACTCACACAAGGCCAAACATTTCTCTTGTTGTTCAACACCTTAGTCAATATGTTTCCACACCCTTAGTGTCTCATTATCAAGCTGCTACCCGAATTTTAAGATACTTGAAATCATGTCCTGCCAAGGGAGTCTTATTCTCTTGTCAAAGTCTTTTACAACTTCATGGTTTTGTCGATTCTGATTGGGCTTGTTGTCCCAACACTAGGAGATATATAACTGGATACTATGTCTTGTTAGGTAGCTCTCTCATTTCTTGGAAGTCTAAGAAACAAAATATTGTTTCTCGTTCATCTACTGAGACGGAGTATCATGCATTAGCTTCTTTGACGTGTGAGTTATAA